The segment CCTTCTTCGGAATCGTCAAGCGATGCTCCCGAGGTCCCATACGTACTCTTTTTCGATGGTGATCCAGTGTGTCGTGGGTTCGCGTTCCGGATCGAAGACCGTCACTTCGGTTGGAGAGTCCTCGTCGTCGAACGCCCAACAAAGCGTGAAATCGGGAAGCCCTGCGGAGCGGGATTCGCGGTCGTTCGTAGGCATGTATTTAGTAGACGCAGATGGTCGATTCGGGCCCGCGCTGGACGTCGACCGCAGCAGATTTGGTCCTCTGAGTCGCTCGTTCCTCGAATCGAGTACGAAGGTACTCGAACTCGACCCTTTTCAAGGAGCAACGTTTTCATCACACGCGTTGTACTGATTACCCGAGTGAATCTCTCCACAACTGCGCGGCGTGCGCGTCCGCCGACGACGGGGTTCGGGTAAGGGAGACCCGGAGGGTGCGTTCACCCGGTTACTCAAAACAGAATCTCATTTGGAAATCCAGCGCTACTATCACCGTGTCAGTCCTACACGGCAGTAGTGAGATGAGTGAGCTGTCCCCTAGCTCTGTCGCATCAGAGCTGAAATCTACTAGTACAGATCTCGACGCGGTGCTCGAACGGATCGAGAAATGCGTTGGAGAGATCAGTCACAGGTTCGGACGGTGGGACGACCCCTACGCTCGTGGACCGGGCCTCTACTTCGTCGTCGAACGTGATTCCATGGCCGAGTTCGCGGCTCCGATGGGGACGAACCGTTGGCCGGTTGAGGACTGCGGAAGCGTCTTCTCCGAGACCGACGTGTTTCTCGAAACCGCACAGAAGGTCGCGTTGTCCTGCGACGGTGCAGTCGTCGTTCGCAACGACGGTACGATCAGAGAGGAGATGGTCCGAGTCAAGCAACTCTCTGCGGACGAATATCGGCGGATTAACGACCTTCCCTATGCAGAGTGGATGGGTACCCGTCACATGAGTGCGCTGGAGACCTCGGTCCGCGAAGAGGTGATCGCTGCGGTCACACTCAGCGAGGAGAACGGACGGGTAACGGTCTTCATCGACGGCGCGTTCGAGGATTCCCCGGCGGCATTCCGGGTGACGGACTGACCAACCGGCGTGAGAACACTCGCGGCCGTTACCGCGTTCCTCGTACTTGCGCCCTTCATCGTTTTCCGTGACCTCCCTTCGAACGTCTCCGGCGTGCTCTGTTTCCGCTTCTGCGAATTCCGCTTCGTTTTCGGTCGCACTGACGGGGCTTACGTCACCGTCGAGAGTCTCACTATCGACGAGTGCGGTCTCGACGGGCGTACCACCCGATCTGGGTCTGTTGAACTTTACCCTTGAGCACCCGCCGTCGATTGAGACACGTTCGAAGGATGTTGTCCTCGTGGAACTCGCTCTCAATAGTGTCGCTCTGGATGGCCTCCTCGGCGTTCGTCTCGGTTTCGACGAAGCGACCGCGTCGTTTGTCCGTACCCGAGATTTTCGCGCCGACGAACGTCCGCACAGTTATCCGAATCGAGCGCCTATCTTGACGAAGGATGCCCGACGAGAACGTAAACGACGACCAGCAAGAGCAGTCGGAGCGGAAACGAGAAGACGTACGCGACCGCACCCGCGAAGATCGCGCGATGAGCGGTGACCCCGAGGGGCGGCTCGAGGGCCTCGACGAAGCACTCGAATCCCAGACCTATCCGATCACGACGGACGAGTTGGTCGAGGCGTACGGCGACTACGAGGTCGAAGCCCAAAGCGGGACGAAGTCACTCGAAGAAGTGCTCGCTCCGACCGAGAACCAAACGTACGACTCCGCCGACGACGTCCGAAGCCGGGTGTTGGGACTGATACATCGGTAACCGTCGTCGTCTCGGTCCTCTCTCGACACCCACCGAGTGTCGCGTTTAGGAGTTTTTCTCCCGTACGGGGCCGTTCTTCGCATTCGATTCACCGTCCTTGACCGCCTTGGCCTGTTGTTCCAACGCTTCGACGTTCATCTCGGCTGCCTCCTCTATCTCGCCGAGTATCTCCTTGATGTCATCGAGGCCGATGAGTTCGCGCGTCTCCTCGTCGAACTGCAGACTGTCCAACCGCTGTCCGTCGGTCGCGACGTCGCTCCCCGTGAGGTGTTTGCCGTAGCGTCCGACCAGCGAGGTGAGTTCCTGCGGGAGGACGAACGTCGTCGACTCCCCTTGACCGATGGCTTCGAGCGTGTCCATCCCTTTGTCGATGATCGCGCGTTCGCCCATCGATTCGGCGGACTTGGCTCTCAGAACGGTCGAAATCGCGTCACCCTGTGCCTCGAGGATTTGGCTCTGTTTTTCGCCCTGCGCGCGGATGATGTTCGACTGCTTGTCCCCTTCCGCTTGTTCGACTGCGCTCCGGCGCTCCCCCTGCGCTTCGAGGATCGTGGCCCGTCGTCTCCGCTCCGCGCCGGTCTGCTGTTCCATCGCGTGTTGGACCTCTTGGCTGGGATTGACCTCTCGGACTTCGACGGACTCGACGCGGATTCCCCATTCGTCGGTCGGTTCGTCGAGTTCCCTCCGGATACGGGCGTTTATTTCTTGGCGTTTGTTCAGCGTGTCGTCGAGTTCCATGTCGCCGAGGACCGCTCGGAGCGTGGTTTGGGCGAGGTTCGAGACGGCCGTTTTGTAGTCTTCGACCTCCAGGAACGCCTTCTTCGCATCCATCACGCGGAGATAGACGACGGCGTCCGCCGTCACGGGCGAGTTGTCCCGCGTGATCGCTTCTTGTCGGGGGACGTCCATCGTCTGTGTCCGCATGTCGAACGTGTACGTGCGCGACACGAACGGGGGGATGAAGTTGATGCCCGGTTCGAGCAGGCCACGGTACTCGCCGAACACCGTGAGCGCCTGCTTGTCGTAGGCGTCGACGAACCGCACCATCTGCCAGACCGTTACCACTGCCAGCACCAGTACGAGCAGCCCACCTATCGTGAGTCCGAGAGCGGGAACCTGCAGCGAAACTAAATCGTACATCTGCTTCACATTCGCTCCACGACTGTATGAAGAGTCGACGTTTTCACGCGGGTCGGGTTTTTGATTATGTGAGAGACACGACTGGCGGCACCCGACCGGTCCGACCGGCGCGCGAGTTCCGTCGACGCTCCGAGTGCCTCCGACCCGCAGCTTTTCAGCCGTCCCGCGTGCGCATCCTCCGACCTCTTCAGAACGAGACGTCGACTTCGTCCGTGGGTTCTAACGCCGCTTCGGAGGAGTTCCCGCCGCGGTCGTCGTAGAACTTGCGTCCGATGTACTCGTCGTTCACGTTCCCGATGATGGTCGTGAACAACTCGTCGGCCGACGCGTACGTCTCCTGTCCGACGGAACCGATGATCGTGGAGATAGTCTCGGTTTCCTGTGCGTCGGGGGCGTCGATTTCGACCGCTCCGACCTGTCTGATGACCGAATCGTGGTCAATCGGAAACGTGAGTTCGTCTTCGAGAGAGGCGAGTACGTTGCTTATCTTCATAGGATGGCTAAACTACCGTCCTCCTGTCACTTCAAGTGGTCTCATTTTGATGGTCGCCATCTGTTTTGATTAACCGAGTTACTCGGTTCTCCACGGCGCCGGCGACGACGTGACTCACCGCACGGTCGCGTATCGCCGTTGCCGTGTCGGTCAGCCAAGGCGTCGTGCTCCGGCGCAGGACGGCAACGTCGAACGAGGGTCGGAAGGAAGAGGCCAACAAAATAGTGATCCGAACGGTGACGCCCCGGACGCCGGTAGGGCGGATAGCTACGTATTACTCTCCGCCATCGAAGGGGTTCCGCTCACCGTCGTCGGACTGAACGTCCGACGAGGTTCGACTCGCCTCGCTCGCCTCACCGCCGTCGGCCTGCGGCGAGTTGTACGGTGTCGGCGTCCCGGCGGACGCGCGTCCCATCCAGCGGTCGACGTTCTCCGCGACGTAGGTGTGGCCGCCCCATCCCACGGCGATACCGACGCCGATTGCGACGGCAGCGGCGAGTCCCCACGCTAACGCGTTGGCGAAGACGAACAGGATGCCGACGTCGACGCCCATCGTGTCAAGTCCGATCACGATCGCGGTGAAGTAGAGGAACATCCGCGTGCCTCTCGCGAACCACGAGGTGTACCCGGTCTGGGTGGCCGTCCGGGTCTGCATGATGGCGTCGCCGATGAAGTCCGCAACGACGAATCCGAGGACGATCACCAACAGTCCGGCGACGAACGCCGGGAGATACGAGACCGCCGTCGAGATCCACTCCGACAGCAGCGAAATCGCGAGCACGTTCGCGGCGGCGAGAATCGCCAGCGCGTAGACGAACCACTTCGCGAGCGTCCCGAACGCGTTCGAGACGGCGTCTTCGGTTCCTCCGAGGATGCGTCCGATCGGCGTTTCGAGCACCATCCGGTCGATCTCGACCCGGTCCGCTACCTTCCGGACCACCTTGGCGGCCGCGACGCCGAGGACCCAGCCGATCAGGAGAACGAGGAGAGCCCCGACCAGACGGGGGAGAAACGAGACGATCTCCGCAACCGTCTCCTCGAGGAACGCGGGAACATTTATCTGTAGTACATTCGGTTGTAGCATAACTCGGATGTCACCCGTCAGCATCATGAACGGACGACATTTTCACATCTCGCGGGTTTTTCATTATGTGGGTTACATGCTGAGCGCAGAAGCGTTCACCGGCGTAGTTTACTCACCTTCCCGAGCGAGATAGAGAAAAAATTCGTCTCAGCGGGTCTTCTCGTCGGTTCTTCGTCAGCACGGTATGCGGGGCTCAGGGCCGCGTCGACGGACGGTACCCGTGCCGGAAGTCGAGTATTCGTCCGTCCGTCGGCACCGACCGGATCAGCCGCCGAGCCACCAACCGTACAGCGGTGCCTGCTCCTCGGCGTCCGAACGCTTCTTCGATTGGCCGTAGGTCTTCCCCTTGAGGAGTTGACGCTCGACCGCGTTCGTCGCGAGTCGAAGGGCGTGCGTGGCGCCGAACCCCTCCCCATCGGCCGTGAAGTACCCGCGGTCGGTGACCAGTCGAATCCGTGCCAGCACCAGCGGTACACCCCGGCTTCGTTCCTTGTGCTCCTGCAGTTGAATGCTGGCTTTGATCACGCTCATCTCTCCGTACTTCGAGGTCATCTTCTCGATCAGCGCGGAGACGTCGTCGTAGTCCATCTCTTCCAGCAGGTCGAGTCCGAACACTTGGACGGCGTTCCGGTCCTCGCGCTCCCAGGTGAGCGCCTCGATGACGTCCGTTTTCGTGATGATACCGACCGGCTCACCCGAGTCATCGGCCGTGACGACGAGCGAGGAGATCTCACGATCGAACATCGCCTCGACGACCTCGTCGAGCGGTGCGCTCCGTTCGATTGTCGCGACTGCATCGGACATCAGGTTCCGTATCGGCAGGTCGAGCATCCGGTCGGCGTCGCCCTCGCGCGCGCCGAACCCACCACGGTTCTGCCCCCCGCCACTGCCACCGAAGCCGCTCGACGACCCGCCTTGGCTCTTACTGCCGCCCCGCGTCGTGAACTCAATGACGTCGTACAAGCTCACCATTCCCGCGAGATCCTCACCGTCGACGACCGGGAGGTGGGCGATTCCGGCTTCCCGAAGCGTATTGAGCGCTTTTCCGATCGTGGTTTCCGGGGTCGCGCTGACCAGTTCCGCCGTGTAGGCGTCGTCGACAGTCGCCGCGTCGAGGAACGGACGGACCGCCTTGAGGACGGCATCGGCGGTCACGACACCGACGACACGGTCGTCGTCGAGTACGGGGAGCGTCTTGGCGTCGCTCCCGATCATGAGCCGCGCGACCTCACGGACGTCCTCGGTGCGGTCGACAGTCGGGACGTGCTGTACCTGTGAGCCGACCTTCGCAGACGGCTGGTTGGACGAGGACGCCAACTGTCGGCGACTGACGACGCCGCGATACTCGTCGCCGTCTGTTACGACGACGGCATCGAGTTCTTGATTTTCGAATGCCCCCGTGACCTTTGAGAGCGGTGTGCCGATGTCGAACTCGGTGAACTTCGGCGAGAGAATTTCGGAGATATCCATGGGTGAACTCTCTAGTGTGAGGGACGCAGGCCGGTTATGCCTGTCCCTCCCCTCATTGTAGAGGGAGGGACGCGCGAAGTGATGGTTTCGCAATGTACGTCTTCGACCTGCTCACTCCTTAACTAGACAGTGCCGTCTCAAGCGGAAGACGCAACTTTCGCTTCGTCTACAGCAGACGCAACGCGACGTGCTGAGTATATGTCGATATACCGGTACGAGATACAGAGAATACATTCATGGGTGCTTTTTTCAAGGAGCCCACTGAATCAGAAGCAGGGAAAATAGCCAACAAATTGAGAGGTTCTATCATTGTCCACTAAAAACTCTCTGACGACCTCAATTCCCTGGCGATCGTCGACCCTCCAGGTAGTCCTCCTGACGA is part of the Halogeometricum sp. S1BR25-6 genome and harbors:
- a CDS encoding SPFH domain-containing protein; its protein translation is MYDLVSLQVPALGLTIGGLLVLVLAVVTVWQMVRFVDAYDKQALTVFGEYRGLLEPGINFIPPFVSRTYTFDMRTQTMDVPRQEAITRDNSPVTADAVVYLRVMDAKKAFLEVEDYKTAVSNLAQTTLRAVLGDMELDDTLNKRQEINARIRRELDEPTDEWGIRVESVEVREVNPSQEVQHAMEQQTGAERRRRATILEAQGERRSAVEQAEGDKQSNIIRAQGEKQSQILEAQGDAISTVLRAKSAESMGERAIIDKGMDTLEAIGQGESTTFVLPQELTSLVGRYGKHLTGSDVATDGQRLDSLQFDEETRELIGLDDIKEILGEIEEAAEMNVEALEQQAKAVKDGESNAKNGPVREKNS
- a CDS encoding CBS domain-containing protein, whose translation is MDISEILSPKFTEFDIGTPLSKVTGAFENQELDAVVVTDGDEYRGVVSRRQLASSSNQPSAKVGSQVQHVPTVDRTEDVREVARLMIGSDAKTLPVLDDDRVVGVVTADAVLKAVRPFLDAATVDDAYTAELVSATPETTIGKALNTLREAGIAHLPVVDGEDLAGMVSLYDVIEFTTRGGSKSQGGSSSGFGGSGGGQNRGGFGAREGDADRMLDLPIRNLMSDAVATIERSAPLDEVVEAMFDREISSLVVTADDSGEPVGIITKTDVIEALTWEREDRNAVQVFGLDLLEEMDYDDVSALIEKMTSKYGEMSVIKASIQLQEHKERSRGVPLVLARIRLVTDRGYFTADGEGFGATHALRLATNAVERQLLKGKTYGQSKKRSDAEEQAPLYGWWLGG
- a CDS encoding diadenylate cyclase, translated to MSVLHGSSEMSELSPSSVASELKSTSTDLDAVLERIEKCVGEISHRFGRWDDPYARGPGLYFVVERDSMAEFAAPMGTNRWPVEDCGSVFSETDVFLETAQKVALSCDGAVVVRNDGTIREEMVRVKQLSADEYRRINDLPYAEWMGTRHMSALETSVREEVIAAVTLSEENGRVTVFIDGAFEDSPAAFRVTD
- a CDS encoding mechanosensitive ion channel family protein → MLQPNVLQINVPAFLEETVAEIVSFLPRLVGALLVLLIGWVLGVAAAKVVRKVADRVEIDRMVLETPIGRILGGTEDAVSNAFGTLAKWFVYALAILAAANVLAISLLSEWISTAVSYLPAFVAGLLVIVLGFVVADFIGDAIMQTRTATQTGYTSWFARGTRMFLYFTAIVIGLDTMGVDVGILFVFANALAWGLAAAVAIGVGIAVGWGGHTYVAENVDRWMGRASAGTPTPYNSPQADGGEASEASRTSSDVQSDDGERNPFDGGE
- a CDS encoding DUF5789 family protein, which gives rise to MPDENVNDDQQEQSERKREDVRDRTREDRAMSGDPEGRLEGLDEALESQTYPITTDELVEAYGDYEVEAQSGTKSLEEVLAPTENQTYDSADDVRSRVLGLIHR